The stretch of DNA ggttgtgcatcctgcggaaagccaagcagaacataaatcaccgtgttaccaaagcgattgcactctgaacagaaaaccactattatatcccgtggtgggccagaggtcactattgtatccagTGACAGgaccagaggtcactattatctcccgtgacagggccagaggtcactattgtatcccgtcaCAGGGCCAGATATCACTATTATCTCCAGTGACatggccacatatcagagcaaaacataatctgaatcaccatatcagagtcagaatcagagtcagaaagtcatgccaaaagtttttcagaaGCCACATCATAACAAAgtacagaacagaacagaatcagatcacaaaacatactttatgcacaaaatttcatattcgctctattttcaaagttcagaaacagaatgtcaaaaataagctcatgtctacaccagtcatgatagaaaataatttattcttaaacagaatctcatgggtaatgcagaacaaataactgaggcagttcaaatttcttttcaacatcaaatatgtatattttccaaaaataacctcaactcattttattttaaatgcaaagtttagcataagaaccccgcttacctgaacttcttaactttttcgaaattcctcaaaaacatcggacaataattaattatcacctataaaataatcacataattctcataaattttcaatttatcacgtatttcgatatttaatcctaagcttataaaataatctatttaattcctcaaaacctaaaattaccaatcatcactttctaaaatcgtcaatgctaatttaatactataactaaaacatttaaaagtcagacctatttactaatgaaaacaacttatgaagcttaatactaagtaatataattattccaaaatattttaaaataaaccataactattattaattagactaaaatatatctaaaatgtagaaataacattacaccaatattgtttgctcttaaaataaacatttacttaataacatgttaaaatacttaagcgatttaaggtaagtacaaataaaaaaaattcgttaaataataataaacaaatagctttaatcgtaatttaaaagtttaaaataaaatttcacaattactaaaataatttgctaccaaagtgcaatttgaaaatcctatttattgtctgtaaaattttcttataccacccgtataaaccacataaaaacagaccaaaaatatcaacttgaacacattctaaaaataagggtaaaactgtaattccctttcaaatactatgcaaaaTAAAAGTTTATGTAGACTACAAATGCATTCACGCAGTCTTGGTGCAAAAACCGTAAGAACAGGGGCACGAGGTACTCaccgccaagggaggagctgcgcgcgacgcggcgaagaaggtcacggtggtgaggcactgagagagagagagagagagagagagagagagagaacaacacaatgagagagagaaacacgatGAGAGAGTATGGTATGCGGAAGGGGAGAGAGCTCACCGTGGGACAGCACGAAGGCGTGCGACTGGTTGGGAGCTACGTGCGGTGGTTTTGGTCGTGTAACGTGGCTGAAAAACCGAGGGGCACCGGGAGATGGAGAGGCCAGCGGACTACTCTGTTTCGAGAGTGGAAAAACATAGTATGTCGTGTGTTCCTCCTTCAACCGCTGGGTGACGGTGGTTGGCCTTCCGTGGAGGCGAGGACGGCTTGGAGGGTGGTGTGCTGCTTGCAAGGAGGAGTTGCAGTCTGTGAGTTCGTGTGGCAGTGTAGCGGCGTCACGGAGATTCAACCCGTGTTACGCTACGGGCTTGGCCAGTGACTGGGTGTTGCACGGCTGCACTGAGGGGAAGGTCTCACAGTGAGGAGAAGACGTGGCTATGGTGATGCTTTGGGCTGGGGCGATGGTCGTTTACGGTGGAAAAAGGTTGCTGCAGAGGAAACGCGGTCGCTATTTATTTGTGGGGAGGACTGGCATGGTTGATGAGTGCTGAACCGCGAACGCGGAGGGACAGTGAACTAGAAGGAGTTATGCGTGAGTTGCTGCGGCTACTACTTTTTCAGgagaaaaacatgcatttataGAGTTGATTAAAACCATAGATGCGAAAAGAAAGGAAGGTAACTGAGTTGATTAAAACATGCATGAGAGACGTGCATGCGGAAACTAAGTTGTGCGTGTGTATGCATGGAGTGTACGAGAGGAAAACTTACGGGAATTAAGAGATATAGacggaaagggaaaaaaaaaacaaaataaaacatgcgggaaaaaaataaacgtgtgaagaaaagaaaataaataaaagaaaataaaataaaatgaactaaaataaataaaaattgggcttgattgggtccgggtgttacaagaGATGCTTAGATTTTCTCAACTCATGTCTATTTAGTTTAATAATCGATAGATTAATAATAGGTAATGAAGTTCATAGAAGTTGAAAGAGCATATAACTCAAGATTCTCATATGGAAATAATGACATTGATTGAACTTGATCTCCACAGTGAAGCaaaatttgtgagatttttgtCACTAGTGACATCTACTCTGCACATCAACcagtaataataaatattcaacCATCCAGCATATCTGCATCCCACCTCTCTAATAATGTTATACCATCACCAAATTCAAATCACAGACAAAAACCCTAGATTATTATCAATTTAGGACAAATTACAAAAACCAAGAAATCAGTAGGAAGAAATTATAGAGAAGGTAGGGGTGGGGTGGGGCAAATCATAGACAAAACCCTAGATTATTATCAATTTGGGGCAAATTACATAgacattcaaataaaaaaccaagaaaTCAATGGGAAGAAATCGTAGAGAAGGGGACGAGCTTCACACAAAACCAAGAAATCACAAAGAAGACGTGCGTGGGGGGGTTGAGGGGCAGGCTTCGCTGCTTGGGGACTGAGGGCTTTCATTGGGCTGAAGTTGAAAACAACTGTTGTGCTTGGGGTCGGGGGCAGATTGGAAGCTTCACATGCTTGGGGATTGAGGGCTTCCGTCAAGCTTGAGGTCGAAGATGAAGCTGTGCTTTGCGGGGGAACTAATGTTATGAATCTTGTTGGTTGGCTGTTTGTATCAAGGAAAATGGATGGTGTAAACGCAGAAGAGCTGCTGCAATGGGGACTCAGAGTGCATGCAAGATGTTTGATAAAAGGTAGAAGAGAATATCACAAGTGTATTGCTACGGGAATCTTCGAGGGTTCCCAACCTCCATACAAAATGCTCCAGTTCTACAAAATTCCAGAATACCTCTCCCTCCCTTCAGTCCCTTCTCATATACTCATGCAGAATAACAAACCATACAAATAAAAGATTGACACGTATACATCTAGCAACTGACTATTACAAAGAGACAGAATACAATAATAAGCTGAAATTCTATAAGGATGCCAAACGCTGCGTATAGCATTGACTATTGAAGCTCTGCGTTTAATCTCATTTCTCCAAATGGTGCGCTATATCAGGTTCCTAACATAAGGGCTCTCTCGCTTGGGGACAAGCAGGGGGGACTGAATTAGGGAATTGAGGGCTCTCTCGCTGGCTTCTCCCAATTCATGGGCAATTAGTGAACCTGATCCCCACGTAGGGTGTGGAGAGTGTGTCGGGGGATCGGCTGATTAGTAgactttttctaataaaaacTAACTATGTTGAGTTAGAGTATTGGCATTAAAttaatcatctcaatttttaaaatttgattaatataaaacctttttacttttatataatactcaaaacttgaaatctacattagattaaccattacactctctataataataaaatattattttttttattattaatatttctttaattaaattatatagatgaacattacttatattatactttgttataagataagattattgtattatttagtattttataaataattaatattatttattaatattaatattaatatattgcattattgcattaatataatgcattattaatatacttataaatattaatataattaatattattgcattataaataagaaagatgattaatattattttataaaatataattaataataaaaaaatatatcgtaATTGTAGGAATGAAGTTACTGTAGAGATGAACGAAGCTACActagaagaaaggaaaatggaaacacataaaataataaaatattataatgaaaatGTTATAGTTTCATTCACATATGActctaaggttgcgtttggatgttgaaatgagttgagttgagttgagttgagatgataaaatattgttagaatattattttttaatattattattattttgagatttgaaaaagttgaattatttattatattttatgttgaaatttgaaaaagttgtaatgataaattgagatgagatgagttgagagatgtttaataaccaaacgaagcttttgatgaagttactgtaattcattttttagataaattgtgtttaattaattcaatatagcaaaaatttaatatacattCTTGAACTTCACAATGTTCACATGCCAGTGCTCTTACAATTCCACGCCTGTTCAGACATCAGCCGGGCAGAGTCTAATGTTATTCATGGTCTTATCATCCAACATCCTTCAAAATTAATTGCACCTCTCTTTCTCCGCACGCTATCCGGGAGGTCTCTGCTACTGTCAACGCCAAGAATGAAGGCCGTTGTGATAACCAGTCCCGGTGGCCCAGAAGTGCTGCAACTGCAAGAGGTGCGGGAGCCCGAGCTCAAAGACGACGAGGTCTTGATCAAGGTCGAGGCCACGGCGCTGAACCGGGCGGACACAGTGCAGAGGAAAGGCTCGTACCCACCCCCCAAGGGTGCGAGTGAGTTCCCCGGTCTCGAATGTTCCGGGACCATCGTGGCCGTTGGAAAAAAGGTTTCCCGCTGGAAAATCGGCGATGAGGTGAAGTATTACTGGGTGATCTGTTGATTACTGGGAAATGAGAAGGAAAAACTCGATTCTTGGGTGATCTTGTGGCATCTAAATAGATGAATGAGTCACCTGGATGGTCGTTTAGTTGGGGTTTCCCTTCTCATTTTGGTCTTCTTTTAGAGAAATTACTTTTGTGGATCTTATCTGAAAATTCTGAGACTAAAACAattaacttgttttttttttggtgaataatTGTATATAcgttattttctttcattggaTTTTTCCGTGTTCATCATGTCCTTTAAATTACTAATTGCGGTGAAGAAAATTATGACAAGCGTTCTGGCTTAATGCGCCTTTGTAGCTTGAACttaagaagagaaaacaaaTGGGGAACTTAGATGTGTTAACAAGATTCTGTAAAACTCAGTAATGTAATTGTAAATTACTTTTTGGAGCTTCTTTGTTCATTTGAAGTGTATAGTAGATGTTTTAGTTCTAATTTGTAGTTATCCGTTGATCCTTTGAAGAGTATCGAAGATTTGAACTTctgttattttggttttttttactAGTACACAGAATTAAAAACTCTATTAGACAGTAGTGGCAAACACAGCAGAAAGGAGCTTTCCTAGATGCCAATGGAATTGCACCTTGTGCATAACTTTGATTATTGGTGATGTACAGGTTTGTGCTCTTCTTAGTGGAGGAGGGTATGCTGAAAAGGTGGCTGTTCCGGATGGACAAGTTCTTCCTCTCCCACATGGTGTTTCATTGCAGGATGCTGCTAGCTTGCCTGAAGTGGCATGCACTGTTTGGTCAACCGTCTTCATGATGAGTCGACTTTCTGCAGGGGAAACATTTCTGGTAATTTCTCAGCCAACTTATACATGTGTGTATCCGTCTGTGTGCATATATTAACTTCCTTGTTGAGATTTCAGTGGATCAGATCCTTAGTGCACCTAGAGGGGGGTTAATAGGTGCTCTCCGACTTTTTAAACTTTccattcaataatttaaattaacaacaaataaaatcaaccaATCAACAAAATAATCACAGCACAAATTTTGTTAATGAAGTTGAAACTCATTTAAAGAACatgttcaaaatttaaaacactctGGGTATAAGTCACCTCCTaaattcacttataaaaaaaaaaaaaaatcacctccTAAAATCCAAATAAGGCATTCCAACAGATTAAACTTTTCATGTCTATAGTGTAAAGGCATTCGAGCTGCATCTTAACTAAATTAAGGGTAAGGACCCGAACTATCTCTTCTGTAGATAGTTAGTTTGGTACAACCAATTTATAAAAACTTACAAAACCTCTGAAGTATCTAAATCTTGCTTGCAAGTAAAAACCTTGATCTCTGCAACTTAGCAACTTTGGATCTCCAACCCCTTCTATAGGTGCTCCatgagtgacccactcgatctttGTGATTCGGCAGCTCTGGACCTCCGGCCTCTTCAATTATATCTCTAGAAAAAGAACTCATCCACGCCAATGAACTCAACAACAACCCaacatgaacataaaataatggGTGTCTATTTATGAGGAGAAAGAGTGTCTTGACGGTTCAATGGATCTCCTTAAGATTTTTTCTCAAGAATGTAATGAAAATAAGCAATTGTGGTATCTCACATAACCCTCAAAATCTTCCATATTAAACTTTATATCCTTAGGGTTTGTATAAGGTACTTAGAGAGTTCAAATTCAAGTTAACTTGCTCGAGCGAACTTTCTGTGTAAACTTTGCTCAAAACAGTGCCACATGAGTGTCAAATGATCTCTTTGTGTggacttcgctcgagccaatattGAACGGGTGTCGAGTGAGCTCTTCGCCCAAGTCCCACTCAAGCCAATAACAAGCTGAAGTCGAGCAGACTCACTGCATGAGTTTCATTGGAGCAAAGGTTGAGCGCAAGTAAAGCGACTTCACTGTTTGGccattttcttcactttttcttcAAGCAAACTGTCCTTTAActttaaataagaaattagaactCAAATGAACTAGGCATTGTCACAAGTATATGCCAACAAACATATTTAGATTAAAACTTGGTTTATGATTGGCAGGTGTAATTTATGTTCCAATGCATAAATCTTAGTGTTTTGAATCAGTTGGACTATTTATTGtagctctttctttttctttcttttacgtATACATTTCTTGTAGCATCCCCTTCCTGTAGATTAGTAGTGTTACATACTTTTGTAATTGGGCCTGGTAAAGAGGcccaacataataaaaatacctaatttatcaaaaataagttcccaaaaatttaacataaaaaatagtGTCAtagcaagaaaatttaaaattgatcttttcgtgaaaaataaaaagaaaaacacttatTAACTAAGTCTGAAAATTCCTTGACATGATCTATGCCTGGCCGTCAGGTCGTCAACACTATCTTCTTTACCAAGAcatttaaaaacacaaaaacaaacaatcaaaatgagttgaatactcaataagtagtatatcatacagtaaacataataaacatagggctttcttgaaaaacatgcatGCTTAATACTTGTactaacataaacatgtaacatGTACTATGCATAACTCACTAAATGGCCAGCACACCTTAGCCCCCGTGTGCAGGGTTGTGCACCGATTGAACTGCCTGTGGCCACAAGGGGAACTGCTTAACTTATCATAACATACAATGGTGGACAATGCTTAggtccgtggcttgcacatccacccataattgcattggtaccataCATCTCTTATGGCCATTGTTAAAGCTTCTTTCATaacttgtcttttatttttcttatcatgAGGCatgtaaaacatataataacacagcttatgctttaaaaaaattgtttaccATATACCTAAGGGTATCTACTTACCTCTTTGCTTCTATCAATAACAAACACTTCAATAATCACCTACTTGAAGTTGCTGGAAAAGGTTGGACTTGATAGGGTGAGGCAGGTTCTTTTTTCAATCTCCTGAAATTCCAGCAGTTATCTAGGGATAGGGATTGGTTTTCTTGAACATCACATGGGATTGCTATAAAAACTTTCCAGACTCACAGCAGCCTCTGTTTTTTCTAGTTTTCTGGCCAGAcaatccttttaattttttttataagtaaaaatattatatatatcaatagaaaTAACCAAGTACattgaatgtatacaagaaaagaCCTTGCCCATATTagaaagcccctaatgacccaaaaagcccgtgaaaaacaacccaaaatacaccaagcccaaccccaaccccctgtttcccgtagaactaaaactctacccaaaaACGCAActccaaccccttgtttcccccTGTCTTCGCAATGCCCTCCCTTTTAATAAGACCTGAAAAACCTAATAATAGGGCCGTACGAATTTAACTTTGTTTAAAAAAGGGTTCTATGAATCCTAATGGCTAGGAGTTGTATGGAAAATATGTTTCTAATGTTTGGATCCGTTTAGGAGTCAAACGGGGCTGACTTCTACTTCTCCAGATCTGGAACAGCTCAAATCCTATCTTGTTATGATCCTGAGGGTTAAAAGCCTAACCAAACTAGTATCCAACAGTCCTAAGGCTTTTGGATTAATcgttgggtctttaacaattggtatcagagcatggACCACATCACGAGTTCAAGTCACAAAGGGGGTGATTTATAGGCTGGATTAAAATGCCTTGGTACTATGTATGGGTATagtgttaagtcattgaatactgGTAGATGAGTGAAGTCGCCAAAAGGGAAAGAGCTACCACCGAGTCAGTGTCGATAGAGTGGGCTGCCATGGACGTCGGATTTGGAAACATGGTAAAATGTTATAATCCTGAGAGTTaaaagtttaaccaaattagtatctaaCAGTCCTAGGGCTTTTGGATAAATGTTTGGTTCTTTAACATATCTCAAAAGAGTCCTGGCAGGCTTTAACGGACTCCGATTGGTGCACAAGACTGCTTCTCTAACAATGTAAGTCTGGATAGCCTTCATCCAGAGGGTTTCTTGGCATCTAATCTGGTTCTAACTTCTACAAAAAGGGCTGGTTTTCAATTATCACGAATTAAACAGCCAAAAATCAAATGGGCTTTGGCTAGTAAATACTTGGCCTTATCCATTATATGGGCCTATTGAGCCGAACCTACTCCATTTTGAATCAAGGTCCATAATTTCATATCCAATCTTATCTTCTTGATACTAGATCCTCAAATAATACGTATGGGCTAATGGCCCAGTAAAATAATCTTCCTTCTAGCTGTAATAAAATTGGGCCCATGGTCCAAACTCataaagcctaaagaaatttGGGTCTGGATGTCAAATTTCTCtcttggctttttttttttcaacgaaAATAACTGAAATATCCTTGGTAAGAAAAGGTTGACACTTTTTAGTTGATACTATTAGCCACTTTGCATGATACATGACCAGAATGATAATTTCTATCCCTTTTTGTGGATCTTTATCAAGATGGTATCTTCAAACACAACTCATGAATTCTAAAACCACAGATTCATGGGGGCTCCAGCGGTATCGGAACGTTTGCAATTCAGATAGCTAAATATCAAGGAGCAAAAGTGCTTGTCACAGCAGGTCCAGTATCAGTTTCTTCCTGTGCCTAAGTTTAGTTTCCATGTGTTCATATGTTTAAGGTCTTGATTGTCAGGGTCTGAGGAAAAATTAGCTGTTTGCAAGAATCTCGGGGCTGATGTATGCATCAACTACAAGACACAGGATTTTGTTCAACGGGTGAAGGAAGAAACTGGTGGAAAAGGTATTTTCTTTAGTATTAAAaccttatttttcttctatgaTTATAGAGATGGATACTTTTTGCAATGATTATTTGGAAAGGAGAAAAAGGACAACTCTTTGATGTTCAATGGCAGGCGTTGATGTTATTCTGGATCATATTGGAGCATCCTACTTAAAGCAAAACCTTGAGAGCTTAAATTTTGATGGGAGGCTCTTTATCATTGGCTTTATGGGTGGCACAGTTGCGGAAGTCGATCTCCGTGTAATGCTTGCAAGGCGCCTCACAGTGCAATGTATGACAGTTTGCTCctggttttaatttattttatagcgTTGGAGGTGATGATTTCAGggtttctttatcttttctttttggttgcaGTCTTATAAGATGCAACTACTGGATTCATATAAggatattataatatatgaatattgcGAAATAAAACATGACATCTAACATGTAGCTTGTTGTGCTTGGATGGATAACATATGTACCcagctcttaaaaaaaaaaagtaaacccaGCTGTACAATAAAGTTACTGGGTTCTCCCTCCTCTATGGAAAGTGATAGAGATTCAACAGAGGCTGGGGGTACCTCCCCAAACCCCCTAGCAACTCCCCTACAATGGATTACCACTTCCGGGAGTCGCTTCAAAGGCTCCCTTTTAGTACGCCTTTTACACTCTCCGCTTCAAGGTCTGTTTTGAGCCCTTTATGCAGGCCATGGAAGCACCCCTAAACTAAATGAGCAATAATGCTGTATTAAATCTCTTGAAGGATGCCTATCATggaagaaaatagataataactGTCGGTGGACGGTGAATGTTGCTAGGTAGTGAGAAAACTATGCTATCAGGGGGGAAACTATGGCTTGCaatgaattattttctttggagagagagagaaagagagagagagggggggggggttatGGAAAACCACTTCTAAATGACATTCCGAGTTCATGAAATTGCAGCAGCGACTGTTTAGCTGTTCCTAACAAGTATTTCTAGTGGAGAGGGGAGATTACAAACTGTATCCAAACTTATGGAGGAAATGTTGTTCCTTGAAGTTTCTGTATTGTAAGAACCTTTCTATTTTAGGCTCTGCTGtcttttcctctgttttttagCCCTTTTTCTGGTAATTAATGGTTCTTTTGGgtaaactttgttttttttttttttttttgatagattCACAATTATGCAAAGTGTTTTATGCCACAGATTGACCATAGGAGGGTGGTGAACGGGGGATCCTACATTacatgagagaaaaaagttattgccttttataatgattccaaagAGCTCCAATTATAACTGACACTTGTGGAGTACGGCCCAAATGTGGCTTGATATATCTTTGGGTCATTACAAATGATGTTAGAGCTAAGTTATAGGAAGTGTAGGACTTGAGCTGTGTCGCCTATAATAAAATGATCTGACGAGGATGTTAAATAATTAAGAGGGAAATTATAATACTTCAGATTGACTATAGGAGGGTGGTGAATAGGATCCTGTCTTGCATGAGATAGAAATTTTTGTCCTTTATAATTGATTCCAAAGGAATGCAGTTGTAACCAGGAATCTTCCTTTGAGTGTATAGGCCAATATGTGACTTGGGCCTTTTCTTGGATTGTTGTAAAAATCCTCTTGCCATCTTTCTTTACACTAGTAGTATACCTTGTATATCAGTCTATGTTTGATCATGTATATGCTCATGGTTGTCgatatctttatttttctgcaTATAATTATTGTGATTGTATGGGCTGATATTTATGGTGATTGTGTATGTAGCGGCTGGCCTACGACACAGAAGTCCGGAAAACAAAGCAGTGATTGTTAGTGAGGTGGAGAAAATTGTTTGGCCTGCTATTAGGGCTGGCAAGGTGAAGCCAGTGGTTTACAAGTCTTTTCCACTATCTGAAGCAGCAGAGGCTCACCGGTTGATGGAGAGCAGCGAACATATTGGAAAGATACTGCTTGTTCCATGATTCTGTGGATGGATGTTCTTGTCACTGAAGTGCGTGATATGGTTTTAGACATGGTGAGCTTAACTACGATCTTGGACAATGTCACTAGTGCATGTATAGTCTGTCACTGCTTTTTACATGTTTGTTTTCTTGTGAGGGGAATAAAGCTAGCATAATAGATCTTCGACACTGAAAGTTAGCTACTTGCATTTTACATTATTAGTTATTGGAAGATTAATTTCTAATACAAAAAGATATGCTTCTTAACCCTCTAATTTTTAGCAAATTTGTGGAGTGAGATTCTAGCTACGAATCTGGAAGTGAATATGTTGTCTAAACCACCGAAGAAATCCTGTCAAGGGTTTAATAATTCCTGTCAAGGCCTCCATGATATCTACACGAAGCCCAAACGAAAGTAGTGTCTATGCAATTCGTGTAATGACTGATATATAGTAGTACTGTGCATCTATCTTCGAACTCGTACAATCAATGGTGCAAATCAattggttcggtctggtccggcgatggaccggtAGCTATTGGTCCGGCctaattacttattttttaaatcaattaataaaaaaaattatttaaaatactaaattaaaccaagtgacttattaatgtagattatataacaaactcaataaaaaaaatattttataaggttaatgataataaattagataaaaattacattattaatttatataattactatataattaactaattgatattatatattagttaattgatagaatattaacaagtgttaataacatatttaaaattttatattgttaatagtgataggttagatgaatatatatataaaatattgttaatttatagaatattaacaagtactaataatatatttaaaattttatattgttaattatacaattattatataaataatatatataaaatattttttttatttttatttttggtttggtCCGATCCGAGGTGGAAAAACCCTGGACCAGGCTGAaacttttcggtcctctaaaacaTGGATCGAGACTGACCGGTCTCAGCCTCAATTCGGTCCGGActgaccgtttatcacccctatgTACAATCCCACCTATCACTCCCCTCTTTCAAGTTGACTCCTTTTGAATGCCTCTATGGATATATGCCCTTAAAAGTTATTGTCTTATTATGTATCGGGTACCTCTGCAAATGAGAGAGAATCTGTGGATTCTTAGCTGCGAACCCAAGATCAAATCAAGAGCCTAAAAGAGAATTTTCCTCCTGTGGACAGCAATGGTAAGATTCAACCTGAACCCAAAGCCATTTGTGGATCACTGACTGAAACACCAGGGAAATCGATCTGTGACTGAGATTCTCATCAAGTGGAAGGTTCTAGGGTGGAACTCAAACAAGTGGAGTCCATGCTGTCGAAGTAAGAAGTGAAGAGAGTGTGAGGTGTTTGTTGAAAGCGTGACTAGAGGTAAGAAGTGTGCAGAGAATATGGTTgtgcaaaaatttgaaaatttgactcctactttgattttaataaaaatatgtattatttatattgattaTATATTGTGACGTCCTCATACCCTACTTGGAATTGGACAGAGATTGAAGCGTCGGGATATGCAACTCAAGATTACACACTCCttgttcatgacaattaatatgcaatgcacctagcatgtttataacagtatgcaataatcgtagtAAAAAAAGTTCAATTCTAAGTAAAGCTTTGAGCAATTAAAGTATGGTATCAAATAAAGAAACTGTTAATCCCAAAAGTACTTTGTTTAATAATCTCCCAACACAAAATGAAAGGGTTTAAGCTTTAAACACAACTCTTGACTTTCAAAATCCCATTATCCAAAATCAAATTGTTTCTTAACAGAGTTTGGAGATGTCTTTATCCAAAATCTTCTGCAAGTCCTCAAAGCGCTTTAGCACTTCACATATAAAGTTCTTGGCTGACTCAAGCCACTCTACTAGCGTTGGTTCCA from Juglans regia cultivar Chandler chromosome 4, Walnut 2.0, whole genome shotgun sequence encodes:
- the LOC109019071 gene encoding quinone oxidoreductase PIG3-like, with the translated sequence MPVLLQFHACSDISRAESNVIHGLIIQHPSKLIAPLFLRTLSGRSLLLSTPRMKAVVITSPGGPEVLQLQEVREPELKDDEVLIKVEATALNRADTVQRKGSYPPPKGASEFPGLECSGTIVAVGKKVSRWKIGDEVCALLSGGGYAEKVAVPDGQVLPLPHGVSLQDAASLPEVACTVWSTVFMMSRLSAGETFLIHGGSSGIGTFAIQIAKYQGAKVLVTAGSEEKLAVCKNLGADVCINYKTQDFVQRVKEETGGKGVDVILDHIGASYLKQNLESLNFDGRLFIIGFMGGTVAEVDLRVMLARRLTVQSAGLRHRSPENKAVIVSEVEKIVWPAIRAGKVKPVVYKSFPLSEAAEAHRLMESSEHIGKILLVP